A genomic region of Oncorhynchus mykiss isolate Arlee chromosome 16, USDA_OmykA_1.1, whole genome shotgun sequence contains the following coding sequences:
- the LOC118939468 gene encoding vicilin-like seed storage protein At2g18540 has translation MRNTEEAGTQRRQEHRGGRNTEEAGTQRRQEHRGGRNTEEAGTQRRQEHRGGRNTEEAGTQSGRNTEEAGTQRRQEHRGGRNTEWQEHRGGRNTEWQEHRGGRNTEEAGTQRRQEHRGGRNTEEAGTQRRQEHRVAGTQRRQEHRGGRNTEEAGTQRRQEHRGGRDTEEAGTQRRQEHRGGRNTEEAGTQRRQKHRGGRNTEWQEHRGGRNTEEAGTQRRQGHRGSRNTEEAGTQRRQGHRGGRNTEEAGTQRRQEHRGGRNTEWQEHRGGRNTEEAGTQRRQGHRGGRDTEVAGTQRRQEHRGGRNTEEAGTQSGRNTE, from the exons ATGAG GAACACAGAGGAGGCAGGAACACAGAGGAGGCAGGAACACAGAGGAGGCAGGAACACAGAGGAGGCAGGAACACAGAGGAGGCAGGAACACAGAGGAGGCAGGAACACAGAGGAGGCAGGAACACAGAGGAGGCAGGAACACAGAGGAGGCAGGAACACAGAGGAGGCAGGAACACAGAGTGGCAGGAACACAGAGGAGGCAGGAACACAGAGGAGGCAGGAACACAGAGGAGGCAGGAACACAGAGTGGCAGGAACACAGAGGAGGCAGGAACACAGAGTGGCAGGAACACAGAGGAGGCAGGAACACAGAGGAGGCAGGAACACAGAGGAGGCAGGAACACAGAGGAGGCAGGAACACAGAGGAGGCAGGAACACAGAGGAGGCAGGAACACAGAGTGGCAGGAACACAGAGGAGGCAGGAACACAGAGGAGGCAGGAACACAGAGGAGGCAGGGACACAGAGGAGGCAGGAACACAGAGGAGGCAGGGACACAGAGGAGGCAGGAACACAGAGGAGGCAGGAACACAGAGGAGGCAGGAACACAGAGGAGGCAGGAACACAGAGGAGGCAGAAACACAGAGGAGGCAGGAACACAGAGTGGCAGGAACACAGAGGAGGCAGGAACACAGAGGAGGCAGGAACACAGAGGAGGCAGGGACACAGAGGAAGCAGGAACACAGAGGAGGCAGGAACACAGAGGAGGCAGGGACACAGAGGAGGCAGGAACACAGAGGAGGCAGGAACACAGAGGAGGCAGGAACACAGAGGAGGCAGGAACACAGAGTGGCAGGAACACAGAGGAGGCAGGAACACAGAGGAGGCAGGAACACAGAGGAGGCAGGGACACAGAGGAGGCAGGGACACAGAGGTGGCAGGAACACAGAGGAGGCAGGAACACAGAGGAGGCAGGAACACAGAGGAGGCAGGAACACAGAGTGGCAGGAACACAGAGTGA